A single Candidatus Methylacidithermus pantelleriae DNA region contains:
- a CDS encoding redoxin domain-containing protein, with the protein MALAVGTKAPNFCLKRKTAQGLEDVCLSDRFGKKNTVLLFFPMAFTSVCTKEMCDVSQGLIDFQQWNADVLGISVDNPFAQEAWAKQEGITVPLLSDLDKEVSAKYDVLLPKLAGIGTVAARAAFVIDQEGIIRYSEVTPSPTELPNFDRIREVLAKL; encoded by the coding sequence AAAACGGCCCAGGGACTTGAGGATGTTTGCCTGAGCGACCGTTTTGGGAAAAAGAATACAGTTCTTTTGTTTTTTCCGATGGCCTTTACGAGTGTCTGTACTAAGGAGATGTGTGATGTCTCCCAGGGGCTTATCGATTTTCAACAATGGAACGCAGATGTTTTGGGAATTAGCGTCGACAACCCATTCGCGCAGGAGGCGTGGGCGAAACAAGAGGGAATTACAGTTCCTTTGTTAAGCGATTTGGATAAAGAGGTGTCCGCGAAGTACGATGTTCTTTTGCCCAAATTAGCAGGGATCGGAACGGTTGCAGCACGGGCGGCTTTTGTGATCGATCAAGAGGGAATCATACGATATAGTGAAGTAACACCTTCCCCGACCGAGTTGCCCAACTTTGATCGGATTAGAGAAGTGTTAGCCAAGCTGTGA